The segment AGAGCTATGGAAGATTCAAAAAGAGAGATTCAGTATCTGGAGGAAAAAGTTTCTGAAAATTTAGGTTCTGAAATCGGATCGATTTTTGGTACACACCGGATGGTACTCCAGGACGCACGGTTAAAGAATGAGGTTATTGAGAAGATCAGGAAGACTAATTTTACCCCTGAATTTGCGGTATCCCTTGGCTTTGCGTGTTTACATCAGAAAATTCCGGGATGTGAATGATGCCTATCTTGCAGAAAAGGGTAAGTGATATATTTGATGTTGAGCGGAGGCTCTTGAAGAATCTATTAGGCGAAAAAAGAGAAGAGTTAAAGAATTTAGCCCAGGAAGTTATCCTTATAGCGCACGACCTTTCCCCTTCTCAAACAGCTTCACTCGATACAGAAAAGGTGAAGGGATTTGCTACCGATGTGGGCGGGAGGACATCCCATTCCGCCATCGTTGCCCGAGCATTAGGAATACCGGCCGTTGTAGGGTTAGGAACAATTACCTCAGATATCTTTGGCGGCGATATGATAATCGTAGACGGCAACAGAGGTCTGGTTATTGCCAGACCTGATGAGGAAACACTTTCAACATACCAGCACAAGGTCAGGAGTATCCATGTCTTTGAGGAAAAACTAGCTATTGAACTGAAAGATCAGCCTTCCACAACAAGCGACGGGAAACATATTTCGATTTACGGGAACATTGAATTTCCAAAAGAAATTAATGTAAATATCAGGCATGGTGCGGAAGGGGTTGGTCTCTATAGAACAGAATTTCTGTATTTAGGTTCTCCCACCCCTCCTTCAGAAGAAGAGCATTTTGAAGCGTATACTACCGTCATAAGGGAGCTGAATGATAAACCTATCATCATCAGAACGCTTGACCTGGGCGCTGATAAGTTTGATCAGTTTGATGACAGAAAAGAGGGTAATCCCTTCCTGGGATGCCGCTCAATCCGTTATTGTTTTGAGAACCCTAATATATTTAAAATACAGCTCAGGGCAATTCTGAGAGCCTCGATCTTTGGCAATATGAAAATTTTATTTCCCCTGATTTCCTCTCTTCAGGAATTGCGGCAGGCAAAACAGATGGTTTGGGATGCGATGGAAGATCTCGATAAGGAAAAAATACCTTTTAACAAACATATCCAGATGGGAGTCATGCTTGAGGTACCTGCTTCTATAATGATTGCAGATACTCTGGCAAAAGAATGTGATTTCTTTAGCATTGGCACAAATGATCTTATCCAATATTCTCTGGCTGTCGACAGGAACAATGCACGGGTTGCTTATCTGTATTGTCCGGTACATCCTGCAATATTAAGATTTTTAAAAATCGCAATAAATGCCGCCGAAGAACATAATATTCCGATAGGAATATGTGGCGAAATGGGAAGTGAGGTTGAATATATTGTACCGCTTATCGGTATGGGGCTGACTCAGTTCAGCGTATCGCCAGCTACCATTATTCCTGAAATAAAGAAAATTGTCCGGTCTATTACTACTGAAAAGGCGAAAGAAGTTGCTGAAGCGATTTACCATTTTGATGATCCGGAAAAAACAGTAAATTATCTCAGGAATATTGCCATTGAAATCCTGCCAGAAGCATTTTGATGATAAAATATGCTTGACAGCAGGAAATATCATTATTAGAATTTTTCTTAAGTGTTTAATTTTATTATATTTGAATTTGTTGTAAGAGGTTAATTGCTTTATTAAAAAAATACGTCTTCGCTTTACTAAGGAAAAAGACATTCATTTTATCTCGCATCATGATCTGATGAAGGTTTTTGAAAGAGCTGTCAGAAGGGCCGGCATCCCTGTTGCAATGTCAAAAGGTTTTAACCCTCACCCAAAATTATCCATTCCTTTAGCCTTGAGTGTAGGAGTAACCGGAAAAGACGAGATTTTTGAACTGGAATTGATCAGACCGATACCGCCAGAGGTGCTCACTGAAAATCTGGGGAAGCAATTACCCAAGGAGATTCAAATCCTCTCCTCTGAAATCCTGCCGGATTCCGGAAAGGATGTTGTTCGGAGTATCGTATATGAAGTTATTTTCAGTAACACTGATTTCTTAAAGACACTAAAGATCGATGAGTTTTTACAAAAAACATCCATTCTTGTGGATAGGACAAAGGATGGTTGCCGGAAATTATTTAATATCCGGCCATCTATCGAAGATATTCAGGTAAGACACAACCGCTTGGTTCTTATGATAAGGATAATGCCAGATGGTATGGCAAGACCAGATGAAATACTTTGTGCCTTAAGTGTTTCAAGAGAAAACGAGTTCTTTGAAATTATCAGAACAAAAGTTAACCTTTCTTCTGCCTGAATGACTGAGGGAAAAACCATGGACAAGAGGATGCTTATTAATGCAGTAGAACCGGAGGAATGCCGTATTGCAATCCTGGAAAATAATGTTCTGGAAGAACTTTACATTGAACGAAGTTCACGTGAACAAATTGCCGGAAATATCTATAAAGGAAAAGTGGTTAATATCGAATCGAGCATCGAGGCGGCATTTGTTGATATCGGGCTTAAAAGAAACGGGTTTCTTCATGTATCAGATATTTTACCTCCTACCGGAGAAGGAGAGCAGATTGTAGAGGCAGATACCGCAGGTAAAATTCGCCATGCACATCATTATAAAATAAGAGACCTTCTCCATCAGGGCCAGGAGATACTGGTTCAGGTGACGAAAGAAGGCATTGGTACTAAAGGACCGAGCTTAACGGCCTATATAAGTTTGCCGGGAAGGTATTTGGTTTTGATGCCGGGCATTGCACGGTATGGAGTCTCAAGGAAAATTGCTGATGATGAAGAAAGGCAACGATTGAAAAAGATACTTGCCAATCTGCATCCTCCGCCTAAAGTTGGTTTCATTATTCGTACTGCCGGAGAAAATCAGACAAAAAAAGAAATCCATAAGGATTTTCATTATCTTTTAAGACTCTGGAAAAATATTGAAAAACGGGCAAAAAATATCAGCGCGCCTGCAGTTATCTACCAGGAAAGTGATCTGGTTATCCGTGCCATAAGAGATATATTTTCGGCTAATATACAGGAAATTATTGTGGATTCTGAGCCTGTTTACGAGAGAACAAGAGATTTTCTTCGTATTATTATGCCAAAATACGAAAAAATTCTTACTTATTATACAGAGGATAAACCATTATTCCATAAATATGCAATTGAGAAAGAAATCGAAAGCATTAATAGCAGAAAAATACCGTTGCCAAAGGGAGGTTCAATTGTAATTGAACAGACAGAAGCACTTGTTGCAATAGATGTTAACAGCGGGAGGTTTAAGGAGGAAAACGACCCGGAAGAGACAGCGTTTAAAACAAATATGAAGGCTGCCAAAGAAGTCGCACGGCAAATACGCTTAAGAGACCTTGGTGGCGTAATTGTCATAGATTTCATCGATATGCGGGAGGAAGAACATATCCATGCGATAGAAAAGGCACTTGCTGATGCCCTGAAAAGAGACAAAGCCAGGACAAAAATGCTAAAAATGTCAAAATTCTGCACCATTGAACTTACCCGTCAAAGGATACGATACAGTCTTCGTGACGTTCTTTTTGAAGAATGTAAATTCTGTAAGGGAACCGGATACACCAAAACTGTCGAAAGCCTGTGTTTAAGCGTTATGAGAGATCTTAAATTTGCTATTCATTCGCCACAGATTGTTAAGATTGAGATTTTTGTAAGTCCTGAGGTAGCTAATTATTTACAAAATCAGAAAAGAAAGCAAATGCTGGAAATAGAAGAATCTTCGAGCAAGAAGATAAATATCTTTAGTACGAATGATCATGAATATGGTAAAATAAATATTAAATATTTGAATCAAAAAGACGAACCTGTTACTCTTTAACATTCGTAAATGAGTTAAGAGATACTGTGTATGTCAGATAAATTCGGCAAGTTTATAAAAAAATCCTACAAAAAGGAGGAAAATAATAGTGTACGCAATAATAAAAGACAGGGGCAAACAATATAAGGTCAGGGTTGGTGAACGGCATCTTATTGACCTGAAAGCAAATGCGGAAATTGGCGAGACTCTGGAATTTAGCGATGTGCTGGTTTGTTCCGATGAAAAAAACAGCGCAACCTTTGGAATTTCAAATAATAAAAATGCAAAGGTTATTGCAGAAGTTGAAGGTATAAAAAAGGGTATTAAGTCCATGACAATAAAATTCCGCAGAAGGAAAGAGTCCATGAGCAGAAGGGGACACCGGGAGAAATATACCCAAATAAAGGTCAGGGAAATCGTTTCGTGTTAAGGTTTATGTGTTTTTAACGGGAGATTACAACTATGGCACATAAAAAAGGACAAGGCTCTTCAAAAAATGGAAGAGATAGTAACCCCCAAATGAGAGGGGTGAAAAGATATGGTGGTCAATTCGTAAAAACAGGTTCTGTAATCGTACGCCAGTGCGGTACAAAATTTAGGCCAGGACAAAATGTTGGTATTGGAAAGGATGATACACTCTTTTCTTTAATTGATGGGGTGGTAAAGTTTGAGACCAGGCGCCGGGTTAGCGTTTATACCACAACAACTGCCGGTTAATGGTAACCTCAAATCAGCGCCAAGGAAAGAGATTGCCTTGTTTTGGCGCCTGTGATGATATTTCTCAACGGTCATCGGGAGGAGCAAAGCGGCGAAGCAATCTTAGTACCATCAGGAGCATGGTGTCTTATAGAAGAATTTAGGAGTATCTTCTCTTATTATTCGTTTTAGGCGGTTATATCCCGAACGGTGACTGAGTAAGTGTTTGTTGATGAAGCTATTATATATGTTAAAGGAGGCGACGGAGGGAATGGGTGTGTGAGTTTCCGGAGAGAAAAATATATTCCACACGGAGGGCCGGACGGCGGTGACGGCGGCAAAGGCGGTGATGTTGTACTGTATGTTGATGGTAAGATAGATACACTGCTCGATATTTCCTCGCGGGTCAAATATAGAGCTGGAAATGGTGCACACGGGAAAGGGAATACACGGGACGGTAAATATGGTAAGGACCTCATTGTCCGCGTGCCTAGAGGGACCGTGGTAATTGACAAAGAAAGCGGCCGTATTTTAAAAGATATGGAAACTGCGGGCGAAAGTATAGTTATTGCGCGGGGAGGAAAAGGTGGAAGAGGAAACAAACATTTCGCCACTTCCACGAATCAAGTCCCGAGATATGCAGAAAAAGGACAGCCCGGTGAAGAGCGATGGTTGATCCTACAATTAAAGTTATTGGCTGATGTAGGTCTCATCGGAATGCCTAACGCGGGGAAATCGACGTTGCTTTCCCGTTTATCTGCTGCAAGACCAAAGATTGCAGCTTATCCTTTTACAACCCTCCAGCCACAGTTGGGGATCGTCGAGCTTGAGAATTTCAGGAGATTTGTTATGGCAGATATTCCCGGCCTCATTGAAGGCGCGCATAAGGGCGTGGGGCTGGGGGATGAATTTTTAAAGCACATTGAACGTACGAAATTGCTGGTCCATCTCCTGGATGTGTCTCCGTCTGCAATGGTAGATGCGGCAGATGCATATCGTACTGTCCGCAATGAATTGGAACAATTCAATCCACAACTTGCTGAAAAGAGAGAAATTGTTGTTGCAAACAAAATCGATCTCATGGAGACGGAAACCTGGAGTGAACGTATTCTGGCTCTGGAAAAGAAGATCGCCAAACCTGTTTGTCCTGTTTCGATGGTTACCGGTAAAAACCTGGAAACACTTTTAAAATTGATTGCAAGCGCCCTCGATGGAATTCAGTCCGGAGAGTGAGCAAAATATACCATGCTTTTAGCAATCGATATAGGTAATACAAACGTCCACACCGGAATATTTGTGGGAGATGTCTTACAGTTTGCCCGTTCTTTCAGATGCGAATTTGACGGTGTATTTCAGGCTAATTTTATCAAATTTCTCAATTCGATTCTTCCTGCCCGTCTGAAGGCTGTTGTACTCTCCTCTGTTAATCCGGAAACGGAAACCTTGATTGTTGAATGTGTTGAAAGATGCTTTCATATGAAACCCTGCTGCATAGGGAAAGATATGCCTGTTCCTATTCCGGTGGTTACAGATCATCCTGAAAAGGTGGGTAGCGACCGGCTGGCAAATGCAGTTGCAGCTTTTGAACGAACAAAGGGATGGGCAATTATTGTTGATGCGGGTACTGCAATCACAATTGATGTAATAGATGATAAAGGGGCTTTCCTTGGAGGAACTATTGCGCCCGGTGTGGCATTGTCTTCAAAAGCGCTCCATCAGTATACTGCGTTTCTGCCGGACATATTCATTCATAAGCCAAAAAATATCATAGGAAAAAACACAGAAGAGGCTATAAGTTCCGGTATCTATTGGGGAACGGTCGGAATGGTAGAAAATATTCTAAGCATGCTTTGTGATGAAATAAACTGTAAACCAGCAATACTTGCAACCGGAGGGGATGCAACTATGTTACAGCAGGAGATACCTTTCATCACTGAGGTAATCCCTGAACTGACCCTCGAAGGAATAATGATTACTTATAAAATTCATTCTCTGCCAAATAAACAACTTAGCCCCTTTTGATTTTTTCAATCAACTTCTTATATCTGATGTCCCCTCTCAAGAGAGCCAAATCTTTATCATGCGTTAAATGGTAAATATCCTTATAGCCAAGCACAACTGCTTTTTCCAATGCCTCGAATGCAGCACCAGTATCCTTGATTAGTGCATAACTGCAGGCGAGGTTATAATGCACGTTTGGATCTTCCGGGTGAAGACGGCAGAGTTTCTTGTCTATCAGAAGGCCTTTTTCATACAACCCCCTGGCTGTATATGCGTTTCCTAAATACATGAGGCAATCAATATAATTAGGATTCTGTTCAAGAATACCCTCAAGAAACCAAATAATAAATTCATCACCCTCTCTTCCGAATTCCGGGGACTTAAGAACAAATTCATAATGTGGCAAGGTAATGGAACTAAAAAATCTGTTGCTTGCTTCTGTTTTCATTTTTTCCTTCTTAAAAAAGTGTTTATTGTTTTAATATAGAGCGATTTCAAAACAAAATGCCATTATTTTAGTATAGCGGAATTTCCAGGAAAACAGAGGATTTCTAAAGGCGCAAAAAGTGATATTTTGTTTTTACAGAACTATACGTTATATTGTATCATTGCCGTTTGACTTAAAATATATTTCTAAAATATCAATTTGTCAAGTTTTAGTATAGATTTTATTAAATAAACCAATGCGTCCTGACGTTATCACCGGAGATTTATTATGATAGTAAGTAAGTATCCCCGCATAAAGACCAAACTCCCTGGCCCTCATGCAACGCAGTACCTGGAGAAGGAAAAAATATTTGTTTCACCGTCTTCAACAAAAAGTTATCCACCTGAAGATGTGGCAGCAATTTTTGTTGAGATTATTCAGGGAGAGGGTGGATACATTGTACCTCCGGAAGGATTTCATAGGGCTTTGTATCAATTAACGCGGGATTATGATATTCTTTATGTTACAGACGAAGTACAATCTGGCATGGGGAGGACAGGAAAAATGTTTGCATGCGGGCATTTCGACATTGTGCCGGATATTATTACTCTGGCAAAAGGTATTGCATCGGGGCTTCCCTTGTCCGCGACGGTTGCGTCAGAAGAGTTAATGGACTGGGCATCCGGCAGCCATGCGAGTACATTCGGAGGCAACCCTGTCAGTTGCCAGGCTGCGCTTGCGACTAATTAAGCTTTTGGAAGACGGTTTGATTGAGAATGCTGCCTCCCAGGGCGCTTATCTGATGCATGAATTAAAGAAATTAGAGAAAACGTATCCTATCATAGGGGATGTGAGGGGACTGGGGTTGATGCTTGCTGTTGAATTGGTAAAAGACAAAGAGACCAAAGACTATGCGGTTGAAGAACGGGACAATATTATACAAAAGGCATTTCAGAAAGGCCTTTTACTCCTGGGATGCGGCCGTAGTGCAATTCGTTTTTGTCCTCCGTTAATTCTTTCAAAAAATGATGCCGATACTGCTGTAGCAATATTCGATGAATGTCTTAAAGAACTATTCCAGGGGAAATAAAAGGTATTTGATAAAATATGCCAAAGGAAAAAATTCTTGTTGTAGATGACGAACAGGACCTTGTGAAGTTAATACGATATCATCTTGAAAAAGATGGTTATAAGGTGATAACTGCCTTTGACGGTGAGAACGCATTGTTTTTAGCGAGGAGAGAAAAGCCGGAGCTTATCATATTGGATCTTATGCTGCCGGGGATAGATGGTTTTGAAGTGTGCAGAAAATTGAAGGCAAATCAGGAACTGGCGAACAGTGCCATTGTAATGCTGACAGCAAAAGGCGAGAAAGACGATATAACGGTAGGCTTGAAACTGGGTGCTGATGATTATGTAACAAAACCCTTTAGCCCAAAAGAGCTTATTGCACGTGTTGAAGCGGTTCTCAGGAGAACGAAGACTTCCCAGTCTGTAACGGACTATATTGAAATAGACGGCCTTTCAATTGATTTGTATAAACATGAAGTGACCATTGAGGGAGAAACTGTTTTGTTAACGCTTGCGGAATTCAAAATACTTCACCAGCTAGCCAGCAAACCCGGACGGGTGTTTACCAGAGACCAACTAATTGATGCGGTATCCGGACCTGAAACGTCCGTGATTGACCGGACAATTGATGTACATATAGCATCACTGAGAAAAAAGCTAAAAACGTTTGCAGGTTCTATCATTACCATACGGGGGATAGGATATAAATTCAAAGAGCTGTAGGATGATTAAAAATAAATTGTTTTGGAAAATATTTATTGGTTGTATTTTGCTATTGTGCATATGCCTGATTTTTATGGGATATTTTGCAGGTAATGTGATAAAAAAGCATCATATCAGGTTAGTAAAGAAAAACATGGAAGCAAATGCAATGCTCATTAGTCAGCTCGTTAAAAGATCATTATTGAAAAATGATACAGAAGATGTCGTAAACATGTGCAAAATACTGAGTCGGTACCTGAATATAGAGGTCTCTGTTATTGATACAAAGGGGAAAATTATTGACCAGTCAGGCATCGTGGAATCCAGCATATCTGATCTGGGGAAAGAAACGGCTGACACAGCGTTGCACCAGAAGGTTGCCGGTACCTATTTTGACGACCGTTCCGGTCTCATATATCTGACCATACCCATAAAGACGGGGGAGGAGAGAGAACCAATTGTAATGGTATCTGGTTCTTTGGAAACAGATCACGCAGGTCTTCTTACGACAGTGAAAACGACAATTCTTTATATGCTCCCGGCATTTGCCGTAACAGGAATAATCGGTTTTATCATTATCAGGATAAATACCTCTCCGTTAGTAACTATTAGCCAGATAGCGCAGAACTTTGCACGGGGCAATTTTGCAAAAAAAGTAGAAATTATATCTTCAGACGAGATGGGCGATTTGGCAAATGCAATTAATGCGATGGGCATTGAATTACAATCCCAGATGCAGATTATCCTGGATGACAAAAACAAGCTGGACGCTATTCTAGCTAATATGAAC is part of the Candidatus Jettenia sp. AMX2 genome and harbors:
- a CDS encoding phosphoenolpyruvate-utilizing N-terminal domain-containing protein encodes the protein MEDSKREIQYLEEKVSENLGSEIGSIFGTHRMVLQDARLKNEVIEKIRKTNFTPEFAVSLGFACLHQKIPGCE
- the ptsP gene encoding phosphoenolpyruvate--protein phosphotransferase, with the protein product MMPILQKRVSDIFDVERRLLKNLLGEKREELKNLAQEVILIAHDLSPSQTASLDTEKVKGFATDVGGRTSHSAIVARALGIPAVVGLGTITSDIFGGDMIIVDGNRGLVIARPDEETLSTYQHKVRSIHVFEEKLAIELKDQPSTTSDGKHISIYGNIEFPKEINVNIRHGAEGVGLYRTEFLYLGSPTPPSEEEHFEAYTTVIRELNDKPIIIRTLDLGADKFDQFDDRKEGNPFLGCRSIRYCFENPNIFKIQLRAILRASIFGNMKILFPLISSLQELRQAKQMVWDAMEDLDKEKIPFNKHIQMGVMLEVPASIMIADTLAKECDFFSIGTNDLIQYSLAVDRNNARVAYLYCPVHPAILRFLKIAINAAEEHNIPIGICGEMGSEVEYIVPLIGMGLTQFSVSPATIIPEIKKIVRSITTEKAKEVAEAIYHFDDPEKTVNYLRNIAIEILPEAF
- a CDS encoding TIGR03936 family radical SAM-associated protein; amino-acid sequence: MRLRFTKEKDIHFISHHDLMKVFERAVRRAGIPVAMSKGFNPHPKLSIPLALSVGVTGKDEIFELELIRPIPPEVLTENLGKQLPKEIQILSSEILPDSGKDVVRSIVYEVIFSNTDFLKTLKIDEFLQKTSILVDRTKDGCRKLFNIRPSIEDIQVRHNRLVLMIRIMPDGMARPDEILCALSVSRENEFFEIIRTKVNLSSA
- a CDS encoding Rne/Rng family ribonuclease, with protein sequence MDKRMLINAVEPEECRIAILENNVLEELYIERSSREQIAGNIYKGKVVNIESSIEAAFVDIGLKRNGFLHVSDILPPTGEGEQIVEADTAGKIRHAHHYKIRDLLHQGQEILVQVTKEGIGTKGPSLTAYISLPGRYLVLMPGIARYGVSRKIADDEERQRLKKILANLHPPPKVGFIIRTAGENQTKKEIHKDFHYLLRLWKNIEKRAKNISAPAVIYQESDLVIRAIRDIFSANIQEIIVDSEPVYERTRDFLRIIMPKYEKILTYYTEDKPLFHKYAIEKEIESINSRKIPLPKGGSIVIEQTEALVAIDVNSGRFKEENDPEETAFKTNMKAAKEVARQIRLRDLGGVIVIDFIDMREEEHIHAIEKALADALKRDKARTKMLKMSKFCTIELTRQRIRYSLRDVLFEECKFCKGTGYTKTVESLCLSVMRDLKFAIHSPQIVKIEIFVSPEVANYLQNQKRKQMLEIEESSSKKINIFSTNDHEYGKINIKYLNQKDEPVTL
- the rplU gene encoding 50S ribosomal protein L21, whose protein sequence is MYAIIKDRGKQYKVRVGERHLIDLKANAEIGETLEFSDVLVCSDEKNSATFGISNNKNAKVIAEVEGIKKGIKSMTIKFRRRKESMSRRGHREKYTQIKVREIVSC
- the rpmA gene encoding 50S ribosomal protein L27; amino-acid sequence: MAHKKGQGSSKNGRDSNPQMRGVKRYGGQFVKTGSVIVRQCGTKFRPGQNVGIGKDDTLFSLIDGVVKFETRRRVSVYTTTTAG
- the obgE gene encoding GTPase ObgE, coding for MFVDEAIIYVKGGDGGNGCVSFRREKYIPHGGPDGGDGGKGGDVVLYVDGKIDTLLDISSRVKYRAGNGAHGKGNTRDGKYGKDLIVRVPRGTVVIDKESGRILKDMETAGESIVIARGGKGGRGNKHFATSTNQVPRYAEKGQPGEERWLILQLKLLADVGLIGMPNAGKSTLLSRLSAARPKIAAYPFTTLQPQLGIVELENFRRFVMADIPGLIEGAHKGVGLGDEFLKHIERTKLLVHLLDVSPSAMVDAADAYRTVRNELEQFNPQLAEKREIVVANKIDLMETETWSERILALEKKIAKPVCPVSMVTGKNLETLLKLIASALDGIQSGE
- a CDS encoding type III pantothenate kinase, giving the protein MLLAIDIGNTNVHTGIFVGDVLQFARSFRCEFDGVFQANFIKFLNSILPARLKAVVLSSVNPETETLIVECVERCFHMKPCCIGKDMPVPIPVVTDHPEKVGSDRLANAVAAFERTKGWAIIVDAGTAITIDVIDDKGAFLGGTIAPGVALSSKALHQYTAFLPDIFIHKPKNIIGKNTEEAISSGIYWGTVGMVENILSMLCDEINCKPAILATGGDATMLQQEIPFITEVIPELTLEGIMITYKIHSLPNKQLSPF
- a CDS encoding response regulator, with the protein product MPKEKILVVDDEQDLVKLIRYHLEKDGYKVITAFDGENALFLARREKPELIILDLMLPGIDGFEVCRKLKANQELANSAIVMLTAKGEKDDITVGLKLGADDYVTKPFSPKELIARVEAVLRRTKTSQSVTDYIEIDGLSIDLYKHEVTIEGETVLLTLAEFKILHQLASKPGRVFTRDQLIDAVSGPETSVIDRTIDVHIASLRKKLKTFAGSIITIRGIGYKFKEL